In Electrophorus electricus isolate fEleEle1 chromosome 6, fEleEle1.pri, whole genome shotgun sequence, a single genomic region encodes these proteins:
- the ckma gene encoding LOW QUALITY PROTEIN: creatine kinase, muscle a (The sequence of the model RefSeq protein was modified relative to this genomic sequence to represent the inferred CDS: inserted 1 base in 1 codon; deleted 2 bases in 2 codons): MPFGNTHNNFKLNFSVDDEYPDLSKHNNHMAKALTKEIYAKLRNKQTPTGFTLDDIIQTGVDNPGHPFIMTVGCIAGDEESYEVFKDLFDPVICDRHGGYKVTDKHKTDLNFENLKGGDDLDPNYVLSSRVRTGRSIKGYALPPHNSRGERRAVEKLSVEALNSLDXEFKGKYYPLKSMTDAEQEQLIADHFLFDKPVSPLLLAAGMARDWPDARGIWHNENKTFLVWVNEEDHLRVISMQKGGNMKEVFRRFCVGLNTIEEVFKKHNHGFMWNEHLGFILTCPSNLGTGLRGGVHVKLPKLSEHPKFEEILNRLRLQKRGTGGVDTASVGGVFDISNADRIGSSEVDQVQCVVDGVKLMIEMEKKLEEGEAIDSMIPAQK, from the exons ATGCCTTTCGGAAACACCCACAACAACTTTAAGCTCAACTTCTCTGTGGACGATGAGTATCCCGACCTTTCTAAGCACAACAACCACATGGCCAAGGCGCTGACCAAGGAGATATACGCCAAgctgagaaacaaacagacacccACTGGCTTCACACTGGACGATATCATTCAGACCGGTGTTGACAACCCTG GTCACCCCTTCATCATGACTGTTGGTTGCATAGCTGGGGATGAGGAAAGCTACGAGGTGTTTAAGGACCTCTTTGACCCCGTCATCTGTGACCGCCATGGAGGATACAAAGTTACAGACAAGCACAAGACTGACCTGAACTTTGAGAACCTGAAG GGAGGTGATGACCTTGACCCCAACTATGTTCTGAGCAGCCGCGTTCGTACTGGACGCAGCATCAAGGGTTACGCCCTCCCCCCCCACAACAGCCGTGGAGAGCGCAGAGCTGTGGAGAAGCTGTCTGTTGAGG CTCTGAACAGTCTGG GTGAGTTCAAGGGTAAGTACTACCCCCTCAAGTCCATGACTGATGCTGAACAGGAGCAGCTCATCGCAGACCACTTCCTGTTTGACAAGCCTGTCTCCCCCCTGCTGCTGGCTGCAGGAATGGCCCGTGACTGGCCTGACGCCAGAGGCATCTG GCACAACGAAAACAAGACCTTCCTGGTGTGGGTGAACGAGGAGGACCACCTCCGTGTCATCTCCATGCAGAAGGGCGGGAACATGAAAGAGGTCTTCAGACGCTTCTGTGTTGGTCTGAACACG ATTGAAGAGGTGTTCAAGAAGCATAATCATGGATTCATGTGGAATGAACATCTGGGCTTCATCCTGACCTGCCCGTCAAACCTCGGCACAGGTCTGCGTGGAGGGGTCCACGTGAAGCTGCCCAAACTCAGTGAACACCCCAAATTTGAGGAGATCTTGAACAGACTGCGCCTGCAGAAACGTGGCACAG GTGGTGTGGACACAGCCTCAGTGGGTGGTGTG TTTGACATCTCCAACGCTGACCGTATCGGCTCCTCAGAGGTGGACCAGGTGCAGTGCGTGGTGGACGGGGTCAAGCTCATGattgaaatggaaaagaaacTGGAAGAA GGAGAGGCCATTGACAGCATGATCCCTGCCCAGAAGTAG